The sequence aaggaaaagtgaggccgggcgtggtggctcaagcctgtaatcccagcactttgggaggccgagacgggcggatcacaaggtcaggagatcgagaccatcctggctgacacggtgaaaccccgtctctactaaaaaatacaaaaaactagccgggcacggtggcgggcgcctgtagtcccagctactccggaggctgaggcaggagaatggcgtgaacccgggaggcggagcttgcagtgagctgagatccggccactgcactccagcctgggcggcagagcgagactgagTCCgtctccgtcaaaaaaaaaaaaaaaaaaaaaggaaaagtgatggcATCTACATCATAAATCTGAAGAGGACCTGGGAGAAGCTTCTGCTGGCGGCTCGTGCCATTGTTGCCATTGAAAACCCTGCTGATGTCAGTGTTATATCCTCCAGGAATACTGGCCAGAGGGCCGTGCTGAAGTTTGCTGCTGCCACTGGAACCACTCCAATTGCTGGCCGCTTCACTCCTGGAACCTTCACTAACCAGATCCAGGCAGCATTCCGGGAGCCAAGGCTTCTTGTGATTACTGACCCCAGGGCTGACCACCAGCCTCTCAGGGAGGCATCTTATGTTAACTTACCTACCATTGCTCTGTGTAACACAGATTCTCCTCTGCGCTATGTGGACATTGCCATCCCATGCAACAACAAGGGAGCTCACTCAGTGGGTTTGATGTGGTGGATGCTGGCTCGGGAAGTTCTGCGCATGTGTGGCACCATTTCCCATGAACACCCCTGGGAGGTCATGCCTGATCTCTACTTCTACAGAGATCCTGAAgagattgaaaaagaagagcaggctGCTGCTGAAAAGGCAGTGACCAAGGAGGAATTTCAGGGTGAATGGACTGCTCCAGCTTCTGAGTTCACTGCTACTCAGCCTGAGGTTGCAGACTGGTCTGAAGGTGTGCAGGTGCCCTCTGTGCCTATTCAGCAGTTCCCTACTGAAGACTGGAGTGCTCAGCCTGCCACGGAAGACTGATCTGCAGCTCCCACTGCTCAGGCCACTGAATGGGTAGGAGCAACCACTGAATGGTCTTAAGCTGTTCTTGCACGGGCTCTTAAGCAACATGGAAAAATAGttgatagaaaataaacatcagtttctaaaaaagcaaacaaacaaaaaacaaacaaacaaacaaaactaatatgtaattatagcaacactaaaaaacaaacaaccagttaaaaagtaagcaaaagatctgaatagacgcTTGAATAATGAAGATACACAGACagcaaataagtatataaaaagatgttcaacatcatttatcattagagaattgcaaattaaaacaaagatgatataCCACTACAttcctattagaatggctaaaattcaaaAACCTGACAATACTAAAAGCAGAAATTTCTCACAATATGTGAGAAATTAGAGACAAATTTCTTACAATTCCCTCTGCCATTAAGTAATCTTTAAGAAGGGGCTGAAGAAGGAACTTATTGATAAAGACCACTTTCCTTGAAATGCTTTAGAAAATCTTTTCCATCTAGGGAACAAAAGCAGATGTGGAATGACTTTGTTATAATGCTGGGTagggaatacacacacacacacacacacacacacacacaaacatacacacaaagtTTCTGCATGTCTAATGTGGAAAATAGGATTTAAGCCACATCTTTTAGGTAAAAGTAGCAAATAAACAGATGCGGCTGagctatgaaaaacaaaaaattatcaggcCTTCTAATCCCAAAACTGTCAGAATATAGCATGGCCAGAcattcagaatataaaatgtgACAATGTGCATTATATGGTTGTGTGACATGGACAAAGTATCATAAAATCATTTACagttctcctcttttcttctttctaaggTGTCATCTTCATTCACACAGTCTGGGCCCTGTATTTTCTTAATTAGGCCGAGGAGTAGAGAAAATTGGAATATCAAATTTAGTAAGTAGCTTTATACGTTAAAAAGACATGGAACACTAGATAATCATATTATTAAGAATTTCTACTCATCAGAAAAATACTAAGACTAAAAAAGAAGCACATGGAGTAGAAAAAGGTATTCATAacacatatatgcaaaaaattatatcctgaatatataaaaaCTCCCATGAATCAACAGGAAAGGACACACAAAGCCAGCAAAAATTGGGTAAAAATTTCTGAACAAAAC comes from Theropithecus gelada isolate Dixy chromosome 4, Tgel_1.0, whole genome shotgun sequence and encodes:
- the LOC112623028 gene encoding 40S ribosomal protein SA-like isoform X1; this translates as MSGALDVLQMKEEDVLKFLAVGTHLGGTNLDFQMEQYIYKRKSDGIYIINLKRTWEKLLLAARAIVAIENPADVSVISSRNTGQRAVLKFAAATGTTPIAGRFTPGTFTNQIQAAFREPRLLVITDPRADHQPLREASYVNLPTIALCNTDSPLRYVDIAIPCNNKGAHSVGLMWWMLAREVLRMCGTISHEHPWEVMPDLYFYRDPEEIEKEEQAAAEKAVTKEEFQGEWTAPASEFTATQPEVADWSEGVQVPSVPIQQFPTEDWSAQPATED
- the LOC112623028 gene encoding 40S ribosomal protein SA-like isoform X2, whose translation is MSGALDVLQMKEEDVLKFLAVGTHLGGTNLDFQMEQYIYKRKSEAGDGIYIINLKRTWEKLLLAARAIVAIENPADVSVISSRNTGQRAVLKFAAATGTTPIAGRFTPGTFTNQIQAAFREPRLLVITDPRADHQPLREASYVNLPTIALCNTDSPLRYVDIAIPCNNKGAHSVGLMWWMLAREVLRMCGTISHEHPWEVMPDLYFYRDPEEIEKEEQAAAEKAVTKEEFQGEWTAPASEFTATQPEVADWSEGVQVPSVPIQQFPTEDWSAQPATED